Proteins from a genomic interval of Haloterrigena sp. KLK7:
- a CDS encoding IclR family transcriptional regulator yields the protein MPDSGDFDTRKTTKTSLAIVEAINDLDGATLTELADYTGLATSTLHTHLKTLEEAEYVTRSGNTYKLGLRLFHIGENARRRDPRYTLARDKAFELSNEVNEEVSFAVEEYGRSIILYDETPVPSDTGFQVGRYFHMHSSASGKAMLAAFSAERVYEIIDKWGLPEYTENTITNVDELFDELERVREQGYAVNRQEELEGLYSVAMVINNPDGSVFGSMDIAGPPYRLPEDSEIAAQLRPVVGELESKLEEHD from the coding sequence ATGCCCGATTCTGGGGACTTCGACACGCGAAAAACGACCAAAACGTCACTTGCGATCGTCGAGGCGATCAACGATCTGGACGGTGCAACACTGACCGAACTGGCTGACTACACGGGCCTCGCGACCAGTACGTTGCACACCCATCTCAAAACGCTTGAGGAAGCAGAGTACGTAACGCGCAGCGGCAACACGTACAAACTTGGACTACGTCTTTTCCACATCGGGGAAAACGCTCGCCGGCGTGATCCCAGATACACCTTGGCCAGAGATAAGGCGTTCGAGCTCTCGAACGAAGTAAACGAGGAGGTGAGTTTCGCGGTCGAAGAGTACGGGCGGTCGATTATCCTATACGATGAAACGCCGGTGCCGTCGGACACTGGTTTTCAGGTCGGTCGCTACTTTCATATGCACAGTTCGGCGAGCGGAAAAGCGATGCTCGCAGCGTTTTCGGCGGAACGGGTCTATGAAATCATCGACAAGTGGGGCCTCCCAGAGTATACTGAGAATACGATCACCAACGTCGATGAGCTGTTCGACGAACTTGAGCGAGTCCGCGAGCAAGGATATGCGGTGAACCGACAGGAAGAACTCGAGGGGTTGTACTCGGTCGCGATGGTGATCAACAATCCGGACGGCTCAGTCTTCGGTTCGATGGATATCGCGGGTCCCCCGTATCGTCTTCCCGAAGATAGCGAAATCGCCGCACAGTTGCGCCCCGTCGTTGGTGAACTCGAGTCGAAGCTCGAGGAGCACGATTGA
- a CDS encoding ACP S-malonyltransferase — protein MNQDERNATLADTAFIFPGQGSQEPGMGKAFYEAWPEMQTAFDRLDSALDIDLYELCFRRETEELTRPRNAQPALLAAGYATYACLTSRFAVMPAYVAGHSLGHFTALAAAGVASPAGLVDVVRRRGRFMERAEREAGPGTMLAVLLADPDIVTDACRDRDDVSVALYNGPRQTVISGTTEGVEAVQATLSDSTTVRFRELQVGAAFHSPVMAPAVDRLEEVFTELSLEEATIPIVSDVSGKVYTDPAVARQDLTSQITASVDWVSVVEELQQRGVTRYVEFPPAGVLTSLVDRMHSDAECYTLETPADAQELFT, from the coding sequence ATGAACCAAGACGAACGAAACGCAACGCTCGCGGATACGGCGTTTATTTTCCCCGGACAGGGAAGCCAAGAACCCGGGATGGGGAAAGCGTTCTACGAGGCGTGGCCGGAGATGCAAACGGCCTTCGACCGTCTCGACAGCGCACTCGACATTGACTTATACGAACTCTGTTTTCGACGGGAGACGGAAGAACTCACGCGCCCACGCAACGCTCAGCCGGCTCTCCTAGCGGCCGGATATGCGACGTATGCTTGTCTCACGTCCCGGTTTGCGGTGATGCCCGCCTACGTTGCCGGCCACAGCCTAGGTCACTTCACCGCCCTCGCGGCCGCCGGCGTGGCGTCACCGGCCGGTCTCGTTGACGTCGTTCGTCGGCGTGGGAGATTCATGGAACGCGCCGAACGAGAGGCGGGGCCGGGGACGATGCTGGCAGTGTTGCTCGCCGACCCAGATATCGTCACCGACGCCTGTAGAGACCGCGACGACGTGAGCGTAGCACTGTACAACGGACCGCGACAGACCGTGATCAGCGGGACTACCGAGGGAGTAGAGGCCGTTCAGGCTACACTCTCTGACTCTACGACGGTGCGGTTCCGCGAACTCCAAGTCGGTGCGGCGTTTCATTCCCCGGTCATGGCACCCGCTGTTGACCGTCTCGAGGAGGTGTTTACGGAGCTATCACTGGAGGAGGCAACGATACCGATCGTCTCGGACGTTTCGGGGAAGGTATACACTGATCCAGCTGTCGCCCGTCAGGATCTCACGAGCCAGATCACGGCGTCCGTCGACTGGGTTAGCGTTGTCGAAGAATTACAACAGCGCGGCGTCACTCGCTACGTCGAGTTCCCACCGGCTGGCGTCCTCACAAGTCTCGTTGACCGTATGCACTCAGACGCCGAGTGTTACACGCTCGAGACGCCCGCTGACGCACAGGAACTGTTTACGTGA
- a CDS encoding holo-ACP synthase, whose product MTMNERDDRNDETAFQIDSDSDSAPLDESRFGTRRISDGDFVVRHGVDLVSIERIASLLAEFSESFQCRVFTASERTYCEKQGTPPQHYAARWAAKEAFYKTLDTESPAIPLDSIEVIRERTGPQLRLEPPAARALDEMLDRRNICPEMTDIAVSLSHDRSAEYAIGSVTVFGVETGATDQ is encoded by the coding sequence ATGACGATGAACGAGAGAGACGACAGGAACGACGAGACGGCGTTTCAGATCGATTCTGACAGTGATTCTGCGCCACTCGATGAATCCCGGTTCGGGACTCGCCGAATCAGTGACGGTGACTTCGTCGTTCGACACGGCGTTGATCTCGTTTCGATCGAACGAATCGCTTCGCTTCTCGCGGAATTCAGCGAATCGTTCCAGTGTCGCGTGTTCACAGCGTCAGAGCGCACTTATTGTGAGAAGCAGGGAACGCCACCCCAGCACTATGCTGCACGGTGGGCGGCTAAAGAGGCGTTCTACAAAACACTCGATACCGAATCGCCTGCGATTCCGCTCGATTCGATCGAGGTTATTCGTGAACGGACAGGCCCTCAGCTCAGGCTTGAGCCGCCCGCCGCCAGAGCGCTTGATGAGATGCTCGACCGAAGGAACATCTGTCCCGAGATGACAGATATTGCTGTCAGTCTAAGCCATGACCGAAGCGCTGAGTATGCCATCGGTTCCGTGACCGTCTTCGGCGTCGAAACGGGTGCCACCGATCAATGA
- a CDS encoding beta-ketoacyl-[acyl-carrier-protein] synthase family protein, protein MDRDVVVTGIGMVTPLGMTADGTWEEVCAGTTAAEPITRFDPDETAVQSRIACEINGSLAEQTSNDRIDDRTMGRYTQFAVTAAAEAITDAGFDPDAPSWRPSRIATSIASTFGGLSEIEAATDQRPSPRFLITALANLAAGHVSMCFDARGPNRSPGTACAAGTHAIADAVADIRTGRADVAIAGGTEAPITPLGVAGFDAMRALSTRNDVPERASRPFDADRDGFVLAEGCAILVLEERSRAAERGVTPYAAITGSGLTADAHHPTRPAEGGRGLQRSLERALEDATLEPDAVDHVNAHGTSTPTGDAREAEALQSVFDTVPPVASVKGALGHTLSGAGALESAIVALAIADRTIPPTVNYETPDPACDLPIVTDACETSLDAVVTTSAGFGGTNGTLVFEQS, encoded by the coding sequence ATGGACCGAGACGTCGTCGTGACCGGCATCGGTATGGTCACGCCACTCGGAATGACCGCTGACGGAACCTGGGAGGAGGTGTGTGCAGGTACCACCGCCGCGGAGCCAATTACGCGGTTCGATCCCGACGAAACGGCCGTTCAATCGCGGATTGCGTGCGAAATTAATGGCAGTCTGGCGGAGCAGACGAGCAATGACCGGATCGATGACCGGACGATGGGCCGGTATACCCAGTTCGCCGTTACCGCGGCCGCGGAAGCGATCACCGATGCCGGGTTCGATCCCGATGCGCCCTCGTGGAGACCGAGTCGAATAGCTACCAGTATCGCTTCGACGTTCGGCGGGCTTTCGGAAATCGAGGCGGCCACTGACCAGCGTCCGTCGCCGCGTTTTCTCATCACCGCACTTGCAAATCTCGCGGCCGGCCACGTTAGCATGTGTTTCGACGCACGGGGTCCGAACCGATCACCTGGGACGGCCTGTGCAGCCGGTACTCACGCGATTGCCGATGCAGTCGCCGACATCCGAACAGGACGCGCTGACGTTGCGATCGCTGGGGGTACCGAGGCTCCGATCACTCCGCTCGGCGTCGCGGGATTCGACGCGATGCGGGCGCTCAGCACCCGAAATGACGTGCCGGAACGAGCAAGTCGTCCGTTCGACGCCGATCGAGACGGGTTCGTCCTCGCTGAAGGGTGTGCGATTCTCGTTCTCGAAGAGCGTAGTCGTGCGGCCGAACGTGGCGTGACACCGTATGCAGCTATTACAGGTTCCGGATTGACCGCCGATGCCCATCATCCGACACGGCCAGCGGAAGGCGGGCGTGGTCTCCAGCGGAGCCTTGAGCGCGCACTCGAGGACGCAACTCTGGAGCCAGACGCTGTCGATCACGTGAATGCACACGGAACGAGTACACCGACCGGTGACGCCCGTGAAGCCGAGGCACTTCAGTCCGTTTTCGACACCGTGCCACCAGTCGCGAGCGTCAAAGGCGCGCTCGGTCACACGCTCAGCGGTGCTGGGGCCCTCGAGAGTGCAATCGTCGCTCTGGCGATCGCCGACCGGACGATTCCACCGACGGTGAACTACGAGACACCGGACCCGGCATGCGATCTCCCGATCGTGACCGACGCTTGCGAGACGTCTCTCGACGCTGTTGTGACCACGTCTGCGGGCTTCGGTGGGACTAACGGCACGCTCGTCTTCGAGCAATCATGA
- a CDS encoding acyl carrier protein → MVDTTDIDAQIETIIADRLRVDPDSFDDSTAFEGETLNVESLDIVELAEAIEAELGVYIPDEDLADLERVGDLKEYVRERI, encoded by the coding sequence ATGGTTGATACGACTGACATAGACGCGCAAATCGAAACGATCATCGCTGACAGACTACGTGTTGACCCGGACTCGTTCGACGATTCGACCGCGTTCGAGGGAGAGACACTGAACGTCGAATCGCTCGATATCGTCGAACTCGCTGAAGCGATCGAAGCAGAACTCGGCGTCTACATCCCCGACGAGGATCTCGCGGATCTCGAGAGAGTGGGTGACCTCAAAGAGTACGTCAGAGAGCGCATCTGA
- a CDS encoding ribonucleotide-diphosphate reductase subunit beta translates to MSEESPVSPIEPSGLGEHPKRLVRSAIEYHWDPAAINVRVDQEAVSELSRVEFTRLRGLLAQFGAGEQAVTTDLAPLAVVLDGSDEQRYVATQLYDEARHTELFDRYWKRVIQPEEESRGLSPTDPMADRWSHDDYRELFDRTSNAMARLLEQDTSETRARAFCHYHLTVEGILAQTAYRWVETRYSGELEAVPELPGLVNGFRYLRRDEGRHVSFGVTKVRKLVDKGVDPETIVETIDELVPLVETTIGQMIRDGSIGADRNGIFNRIDTARDRRLEQVGVVPSERT, encoded by the coding sequence ATGTCCGAGGAATCCCCCGTCTCACCCATAGAACCATCGGGCTTGGGCGAGCACCCCAAACGGCTTGTCCGCTCGGCAATCGAATACCATTGGGACCCGGCAGCGATCAACGTTAGGGTGGATCAAGAGGCAGTCAGTGAGTTATCTCGTGTTGAGTTCACTCGATTACGCGGGTTGCTCGCACAATTTGGAGCGGGCGAACAGGCCGTAACCACGGATCTTGCACCGTTAGCAGTCGTCCTTGACGGCTCCGATGAGCAGCGCTATGTCGCCACACAGCTATACGACGAAGCCCGACATACAGAACTGTTCGATCGATACTGGAAGAGAGTAATCCAGCCGGAAGAGGAATCACGCGGCCTCTCCCCGACTGACCCCATGGCTGACCGATGGAGTCACGACGACTATCGGGAGCTGTTCGATCGAACGTCCAATGCGATGGCCCGACTCCTAGAACAGGATACCTCCGAAACTCGTGCTCGAGCGTTCTGTCACTATCACCTCACAGTCGAAGGAATCCTCGCTCAGACCGCCTACAGGTGGGTCGAAACACGATATAGTGGAGAACTCGAAGCAGTTCCCGAACTTCCAGGTCTAGTGAACGGGTTCAGGTACCTCCGTCGCGACGAGGGACGGCACGTCAGCTTCGGCGTGACGAAGGTTCGCAAGCTAGTCGACAAAGGCGTTGACCCGGAGACAATTGTTGAAACGATAGACGAACTCGTGCCACTAGTTGAGACGACGATCGGCCAGATGATCCGCGATGGCAGCATAGGTGCGGACCGAAACGGGATATTCAACAGGATTGATACAGCACGCGACCGGCGGCTTGAACAGGTCGGAGTCGTACCATCCGAGAGGACATAG
- a CDS encoding NADPH:quinone oxidoreductase family protein, translated as MDAIHVPEYGGPEVLELVDVEIPDPDDGEVRIDVRAAGVNFADIEKRRGNYPDGPTPPYRPGMEVAGVVEATGSGTDLAAGDRVAALTSSGGYAEYTVVSTDTIVPYPERLSFASGTALPVQWLTAHNVLFEWGGLRSGERVLITAGAGGVGTAAVQLAATAGATVIAAASSEEKRDLVRDLGANRAVEYSAIDDISVDLALDGVGGRTFTDAVKALVPGGRIVTYGMASGRVPTVATPRLFFQNKSVVGYHLEEALERAPERVLSAIPELVDSVSDNSTEVVVGDTIPLPRASEAHRRLQQRESHGKLVLVP; from the coding sequence ATGGACGCAATTCATGTTCCTGAGTACGGTGGTCCGGAGGTCTTGGAACTCGTTGATGTCGAGATTCCCGATCCCGATGACGGGGAGGTCCGGATCGATGTTCGCGCAGCAGGAGTTAATTTCGCTGATATCGAGAAGCGACGAGGAAATTATCCTGACGGACCGACTCCACCGTACCGTCCAGGGATGGAGGTTGCTGGCGTTGTCGAGGCGACAGGATCTGGTACCGACCTCGCAGCCGGCGATCGCGTTGCAGCACTCACGTCTAGCGGGGGATACGCCGAGTATACGGTCGTTTCAACCGACACGATCGTCCCATACCCTGAAAGGCTCTCGTTCGCTTCGGGAACTGCGCTTCCAGTTCAGTGGTTGACTGCACACAACGTGCTGTTTGAATGGGGCGGGTTGCGGTCCGGCGAGCGCGTGCTGATCACCGCTGGTGCGGGCGGCGTCGGAACGGCAGCAGTCCAGCTTGCAGCTACCGCCGGAGCAACAGTTATCGCGGCGGCGAGCAGCGAAGAGAAGCGCGATCTCGTCCGTGATCTCGGCGCGAACCGAGCCGTCGAATACTCGGCGATCGACGACATATCGGTCGACCTCGCGCTAGACGGCGTCGGCGGTAGGACGTTCACTGATGCTGTCAAGGCGCTCGTCCCTGGCGGGCGCATCGTCACGTACGGGATGGCCAGCGGTCGTGTCCCGACGGTTGCGACACCGCGATTATTCTTTCAAAATAAGTCGGTCGTCGGGTATCACCTCGAAGAGGCGCTCGAACGCGCACCTGAACGGGTGCTCTCGGCCATCCCGGAACTGGTTGATTCCGTTTCCGATAACTCTACCGAGGTCGTCGTCGGAGACACGATCCCCCTCCCTCGGGCAAGCGAGGCACATCGACGCCTCCAGCAGCGAGAGAGCCACGGCAAGCTGGTGCTGGTTCCGTAA
- a CDS encoding phosphopantetheine-binding protein yields the protein MSIEVESTVNEVVADRLSLKRESLGDGTHFVEDLGVESLAIVEITEVIETTVGGHVPDDLANLKAVGELRAYVVDRA from the coding sequence ATGTCAATCGAAGTCGAATCAACAGTTAACGAGGTCGTTGCCGATCGACTTTCGCTGAAGCGAGAGAGCCTTGGCGATGGGACGCATTTCGTAGAGGATCTCGGTGTTGAGTCATTGGCCATCGTAGAGATCACCGAGGTCATCGAAACGACCGTAGGGGGCCACGTTCCTGACGATCTGGCTAATCTGAAGGCTGTCGGCGAACTCAGGGCGTACGTCGTCGACCGGGCGTGA
- the fabG gene encoding 3-oxoacyl-ACP reductase FabG: protein MSEGRFAGEVAVVTGGTRGIGLATAERLAAGGARTIVTYHSNEEAAASAAATLNSYDAPTAVKQFDVSDFESVIEAFERITDEHGRPTVLVNNAGQMDNGLVVRMGPEQWSSVLNTNLTGAFYCTREAARRMLRDEGGRIVNVASVAGLSGWAGQANYAASKAGLIGFTRAVARELGDRSIRVNAVAPGYVDTQLYEEHIDDGEVTDDRIASGRAADPAEVADVIAFLASEEASYVNGAVYRVDDGFIS, encoded by the coding sequence ATGAGTGAGGGTCGTTTCGCGGGCGAGGTCGCAGTCGTCACCGGCGGCACTCGCGGAATCGGATTAGCGACCGCCGAGCGCCTCGCGGCCGGCGGAGCACGGACAATCGTCACCTATCACTCGAACGAGGAGGCCGCGGCGTCCGCCGCGGCCACTCTCAATTCGTACGACGCACCGACCGCAGTCAAACAGTTCGATGTGAGCGACTTTGAGTCGGTCATTGAGGCCTTTGAGCGAATCACGGACGAACACGGCCGTCCGACGGTGCTAGTCAACAACGCTGGACAAATGGACAACGGACTAGTCGTCCGGATGGGTCCCGAGCAATGGTCATCGGTCCTCAATACTAACTTGACGGGGGCATTCTACTGTACCCGTGAGGCAGCCCGGCGGATGCTCCGCGACGAAGGCGGGCGAATTGTTAATGTCGCTAGCGTCGCGGGGCTCAGCGGGTGGGCGGGGCAGGCGAATTATGCCGCGAGCAAGGCCGGTCTGATTGGGTTCACGCGAGCAGTCGCCCGTGAACTTGGTGACCGATCAATCCGGGTAAACGCAGTCGCGCCAGGATACGTCGATACCCAGCTGTACGAGGAACACATCGATGATGGCGAAGTGACCGACGACCGGATCGCGTCTGGACGAGCCGCTGATCCCGCGGAGGTTGCGGACGTAATTGCGTTCCTTGCGAGCGAAGAGGCGTCCTACGTCAACGGCGCAGTGTATCGTGTCGACGACGGGTTTATTAGTTGA